The DNA sequence aagtttaactaaattaatgGTATACAATTTGATTATGTATCATTAACTGAATAATTTGGGATAAAAAGTGCATACGAAGTATTTAAATTTGGGATGAAAGGTGAGAATATAGTATTTTGAGAAGATTGGGTATGAGAGTTGagtgaaactaaaattttaataaattttagtcATAAACTTTGATATTGGAAGTTGTTTATAAACTTTGAATTAAAAGTTATAAAGAAATTATTAtggtaaattttaaaattttgaattttattagtttaaacattattaaatttaaatatttaaaattatatattaaaatttaatttttttaaattaaaattaaaatttaccgTCAGTTAAATTCGTTGacagttattaatttaattattaataaatgatATATTACTGTCGAATTTATTAGAAGATAAATCCAACCATAACAAGCTCCAGAATTTTACCGATTACAAGTTTATATCCACCGCTAAATTCGTTAGTAATTAGTGGCGGACGAAAAAATTTGCCTATAAACAATTACTGACTGTCAGATTTATTCACCGCTAAATTCGACAATATCTAGCAATTTTTTTATAGTGTTAAAatgaactaaaattttttttttcatttttaaaattaacctAAAATTTCTAGTTTCTAATTTCTTATACGATAAAATAATATGAATTAGTTCTAAAATGATAGTATTTTGAACATTAACTTTAAAATATTGTTTTGTTATTTAAATCttttaacaagtttattttgCTCAACCttagttttttataaaaaaatatcaaaactacacacatatatatatatatatatatatatatatatatatatatatatatatatatatatatatataaaattataattatacaaCGTTTGACTCTAAAAGAATAGTTACTCTTTTTAAGTAGTATTTTAGTAGTTTTAAAAATGTTGCttaaagaatattttaatatttttaaaataaatgctaaaaattattttaattatttaaaatgaactttacgaatattttaattttttttaaagtagaaTACAAGTCTTTCGAAATACAATTAAACAATATtaagacaaaatatttttttatttttttaatattaataataaaatacctTTTTTAGAATATTACTAGTTTTAAGACCCGTGCCAAGCACGGGGACATAAAAGAAATGCTTACCGAGAAGATGACGAAAGAACCACATGACAAACAAACCGTTCAAGGCAAAATGTTAGGTAGCAagttaggaaaaatttttctataGACAACATTAATAGTATGATCTGAAGCTGTGCCGTTAGAACCAACAGATAATATCTTCAGTCCAGAATGTATGCTGACCCGAGAGAGCGCAACATAAAGCTGACCATGAGTAAAAACAGGTCTTGGAAGATACATGCCAACAGTTGACAGCGTTTGTCTTTGAGACTTGTTTATGGTCATCGCAAAGCAAAGCTCAACCGGAAACTGTCGTCGAGTAAACCTGATGGGTAATGTCTCATTATTAGGAGACATGTTCATCTTGGGAATAAAGACAACCTCACCAGTATTACGACCTGCTAATATGATGCACTCAATGATGTGGTCGCCAAGACGTCTAACCTGCATTTGCGTACCGTTGTATAGTCCATTGGATTGGTCAATGTTGCGAAGAAGCATCACAGGAACACCAATTTTAAGAACTAACCGGTGTTGGGGAATTCCTGAACAATTCAATGCATTCAATGACTCCGTGCTCATTGTGTATAATTCAGATTCCAGATGACCATCTTCATTAATTAATGTATCAGAGCTCAAGTAAACTCTCTCGCTGCCAGGGATCAAAGGCACCACATGATTGTTTACTTCAGTTACAACATCAAGTGTTGGTGCTAATATACTCCTACCCTTAAAATAATCCACGCTAGAAGAATGGAGTAAAATGTCACGATAAACGAACAACACCAGATCATGCAGACATGGAGACTCAATATCCAACAGCAAGTTGTCGTGTATTCTAATCACTGATTCGCCATCGGTGCTGTCTCCGAGTAACCCGTCGCCAATTTGAAGCAGCCATTCAGCAAATTCCTCTAATTGTACACCGTGCATATCTCACGAACCACGGCTCAGCCTCATGTTTTCAGTTAACTGCAACACTTGGCAAGATTGCCACAGGTTTGAAGCATTAATACACGAATGAACAATCTCTTCCCGGGAACCTCGAGGAATCACAGGCAATATCTGACAGAAATCATCTCCTAGAACAACAATTTTTCCACCAAATAGAGCATCAGGATTATATCCATCATCAAAACGAAGAACATCCTTAAGGCACTTGTCTTCGAAGCAAAATTTATTTAACATAGGTGCCTCATCCCATATAATTAATTTTGCAGATGAAATAAGACGTGCGAGGGGTGTGCCTTGCCTTATATTACAAATAGAGTCCTGGTTAACACTGAGTGGAACCTTAAAGCGTGAATGAGAAATTCACCCATTAGGCAACAATAGCGCTGCAATGCCACTGGATGCCACGTTGAGAACAATATCACCCTTCGACCTTATTAAAGCAGACAGTGCATTCCATAGAAAAGTCTTACCAGTTTCACCATATCCACAAACAAAGTAAAAACCACCTGTGCCACGACTAACTGCATTCGCTATTGTGTCGAACGCAGCGCGCTAGTCTCGATTCAACCGGGAAACCAAATCGACGGAAATACTTGCCAACTCTGTCCTGTCAAAATTGAGCTCGTCAAAAAAGACTGTGTCGGAAGGTTCAGTCAAATCAACAAAATCAGGAAATGGCATGTTAGTAAATTCTTTTAGGCTCTTACCGTTTGGCTGCACAAGTTTTTCAATTTTGGCAAGTATGGTGGACTGAATCTCATGAATGGAACGCTGGAAACCTGAAATCAAAATGGAAGATAGCTACATCACAAACAAATTCGACACAATGATAAAGGGAAAAAATAAATGCATAACACAATGCAAGAGGTGAAAAAAAGGGGAGTTTTTAAATGGATTGGTCTGAATTTTTGGCAATACAGTAACATGATaggaaaaaaaatctagaaagtTTACCCAAGTTATGTCTTCCAGAGAGCATCGAGTTGTCTACACAATGTTGCCAACATTGCTCCTATACCATGTCAGGGCGCACCATGTTGTTTGACATCAAAAGCATTGCAAACAACCTCCTGATATAATTCGGTGACGCCCACGAACTGGCTTCATTAAGTGCATCGATAAATTCCTTATCGTCCTGCAATAACCCTAGCGCATAACAGGCTTCTTTGAATGTATCGTACACAATGCCACCAACAGAATGAACATCAGCAAATGTCTGGCAccctttttgataattcaataacaAACGAAGGTAGTACTCCTCTCTATACGAGTGAGGAATATGTGTGAGACAACCAATCACATTCCCTTGTTTCCGTGGCCTCCACATATGCCCCTGCTTGTCCCAAACAAAAAATGACGGCATCTCCGCGTAAGTCAGTGTACGGGCCAGATCAAAATCCTTGTTAGCCTTAAACCACCCAATAAACATACTATCCTTTGAAACCGCAGCCTCAATAACATTTTCAATAAGTTGATGATCTTTGTACAAAATATTCTGTTCATTTGGAAAGTGGAATGGAAGGCGGATGACGTTTGGCTCTTTGAATTGAATCTCAAACCCGAATAGCCGCCAGGATGCGTCACAAGCAGATATATATCGGCAATCATAGTAGTTTTGGATTTCATCCACAGTGACAACAGAATCAGCTGAATCATGCGATCGGAAAAATGAAGCTGTGACACGGTCATTACCTTTGTGGACGTACTTGAACAAATACTTAATAGCAGATGTCTAGCAAGTATACTCGACATTTATGTGGCACCCATACTTAAGAAGCAATGTTGCATTATACGGGACAATAAACCGATTGTCGAGGTCAACATTATCCGACCATATATACTTGGGAAAACATGCACTGTCTATGGCTGTTTTCTCACAGAATGGCATTGGATAAAACTTGGTACACTTCCCATTAATCATACACGGGCTACTCGTGTTCAAAACTCCACAGGGTATGAACCATGAATTTTTGGACTAACCTGTACAGCTTAGATTGAGTGTGTTCGTCGGGTATCTCAGCCGATATATGATGGTCAATATCATCGGATGATCTTGGCTTCTCGGCTGgttgaagaaataataaaatgtgACAGTGGGGAAGACCATGCTTCTGGAATTCAACTGTGTACACaactaaaacaaagaaaattggaaaaagaaaagaatatgtgAGGGGACAAATAACCATTGATGGAAAAAGGACAAATGTATTGGCGTGAACTTGAAGACACTGAATGAAAAACCTTACTTCCTTTGGGCTTTCCGAATATGGACCCATCCTTTAAGTCCTTTAGCACGACATCTAACTTGATCTTGAAAACCCTTGATATGATATCAGGCCTGTCACTTGGCTTTAATGAATAGTCCGCAACACAATCTTTAATCTCGTTCCAATCTGGGTTACATGTGATAGTAATGAAATAGCTAGGATAACCGGCATACCTGCAAATAGAAAATGCATCTTTGCAATTGTTGTACATGTATTAGGGACCGCCGACAAATGAAGATGGCAAGATAACTCATTTGCCAGTTCTTGAAGCCAGTGTCTCACCATGAATTAGGCACTCATGTAGGCCTTGCAGCTGATGGGAGCGAAACTTGTTATGGTGGAACCTGTGATATTGTAGTCTTTCAGCTTCTACCATAGTGTAACTATCAACCAAAAATTGTTGGAACAAACGTCTTGATTTGAGAAGAACTTGCGACTCGTGCGTTCTCATTTGGATTTGAAAAGACAGAAACTCCCTCATGCTAATTGTTTCTCGCTTATGTAGCTGTTGCTTAGATCTTTTATCGGATATTAAGATATCACTCCGAAAACCATCTTCTCCGTACGGAAAAAGCAAGGGGTACTATAGTGCAAGGTACTGGGGATGATCAACATCAATGCGTTTCAACTGATTTGAATGTGTCTGAAGTACAACGTCCCTCTCAAGGTTATCTGTATCAAAATCACCTACAATAAGAGCAGCAACTTCAGACGCTGATGGTAGATTATATCTTCTACCATCAGTGTTCCTCTTCTTGATAAGACGAAGCTGTGGCGGAGTGGTTGAATCTTCAGCGAACCTT is a window from the Arachis hypogaea cultivar Tifrunner chromosome 17, arahy.Tifrunner.gnm2.J5K5, whole genome shotgun sequence genome containing:
- the LOC140180716 gene encoding uncharacterized protein, yielding MHGVQLEEFAEWLLQIGDGLLGDSTDGESVIRIHDNLLLDIESPCLHDLVLFVYRDILLHSSSVDYFKGRSILAPTLDVVTEVNNHVVPLIPGSERVYLSSDTLINEDGHLESELYTMSTESLNALNCSGIPQHRLVLKIGVPVMLLRNIDQSNGLYNGTQMQVRRLGDHIIECIILAGRNTGEVVFIPKMNMSPNNETLPIRFTRRQFPVELCFAMTINKSQRQTLSTVGMYLPRPVFTHGQLYVALSRVSIHSGLKILSVGSNGTASDHTINVVYRKIFPNLLPNILP
- the LOC140180717 gene encoding uncharacterized protein → MWMHEQFVKGGANNTILFAICCMSENVTLPLLPVLLPLLKYTLNKGSAPPMFVISGHNYHSIGSLMPQQPSKSKFAQLYFYDTKNEVQNRIDTIGLSNQHKSIDQTIVADLSSMLDSHNSLAKSFRYARQRFAEDSTTPPQLRLIKKRNTDGRRYNLPSASEVAALIVGDFDTDNLERDVVLQTHSNQLKRIDVDHPQYAGYPSYFITITCNPDWNEIKDCVADYSLKPSDRPDIISRVFKIKLDVVLKDLKDGSIFGKPKGIVYTVEFQKHGLPHCHILLFLQPAEKPRSSDDIDHHISAEIPDEHTQSKLYRLVQKFMTSAIKYLFKYVHKGNDRVTASFFRSHDSADSVVTVDEIQNYYDCRYISACDASWRLFGFEIQFKEPNVIRLPFHFPNEQNILYKDHQLIENVIEAAVSKDSMFIGWFKANKDFDLARTLTYAEMPSFFVWDKQGHMWRPRKQGNVIGCLTHIPHSYREEYYLRLLLNYQKGCQTFADVHSVGGIVYDTFKEACYALGLLQDDKEFIDALNEASSWASPNYIRRLFAMLLMSNNMVRPDMLSSILISGFQRSIHEIQSTILAKIEKLVQPNGKSLKEFTNMPFPDFVDLTEPSDTVFFDELNFDRTELASISVDLVSRLNRD